CTACTTTTTTTGGGTTCGAGTCTTGAGGGATATAAATAAGAGCAGGTTAAATGATTTTGACATACGGATCAGCTAAATTTTAGAGTGATCAggctttgaggggctgaatggcctcctcctgttcctgtcagAGAGGATGGTGCCAGGTAAAGTGATAGGGAATAGAGGATAGCTCCTGTTTGGTTCAGCAACACTCCTGGCACTGTGGGCCAGTGGCTTTGTTCTTTGAGCCCGGAGTCATCCACTGGTCAAGGTTACCTTGCATCTCAGTTCCGTGTCATAGCCATAACGTAAAGGATAGTTTGTGTCAGACATCATGGGAACGTTGACAACTTGACCATAATCTACACTGAACGCTTTTTGGGTTGTCTCTGCTGTGTTGAATTTGGCTAACAGTTGGCCTGAAACAGAAGAAAAGACAAGATATCGGGAGTGCTGGACAATGGCACAACACTGGCCAACTTTGGATCCATCACAGTCCACACCACAAATTCCATTTACTAGGAACAAACCTGCATCCCCCCCTCGGCCATTCTCTCAAGATCAACCCCAATAGGACAACCTTAGTTGCTTAACAttgaacaacccctctgaactTACGTGCAAACAtacaaattgggagcaggagtaagccagtCCCTCAACCATCTGCTCCTGAAACCCGCATGTCTTTGCTTGACTAATCCAATGGTCTCGTGGCTGGTCACCCGCCTTCGGCAATCATCGCCACATCCTAAACACTGCTGTCCACATCCTAACTCACACAAGCCCtgttcacccctgtgctcactaacaGACACTGACTCCCAGTCTGGCAACGTCTGAATaatccactgagagtcagcaccttcaggaactgtcccccagtgagagtcagcaccttcaggaactgtcccccagtgagaatcagcaccttcaggaactgtcccccagtgaaagtcagcacctccaggaactggaCCATCCCAGGGAATCCTTGATTCAGAAGTTTATTTGACCCAACTGTGCTTTGGGGATTCTGGGCTATACCAGCTGAGCTGTCTTCAACAACTCCCTGTAACTTTACCTCCCCTTGCTCAGCATTGAATAATGTTTCAGGCAGTGAACCTGCTTGTGTGTAGAATCATCCACTCCTGGCTGTACCTTTATAATGAGCAGCACTGAGGAGGAGCAGACTGAGGTCCTGTGGGATTGAACTGATGACTCGATCTATCAGGCCACTGCTATAGGCCTTCACCCATTGGTTGATATTCTGCACATCCTGTCGATTATTGCCACTCACGGCCTTAGGTCTGGCACCGTAGAACGTTTCAACTTGATTCATAAAGTTCGCCCTCATTCTCTGTTCTGGGTGAAAATGAAAAAATGAAAGAGAAGCAGCAGCTCAATATGCAGCATTCACTACAGATGTGTGCCATGGGATTTCCTAGATTCAAGCTCAACTTAACTGGGAGCacgagtagaccattcggctcattgaacctgctccaccattcaatattgatcatggctgatcttgagcttcaactctattttcctacccgctccccatattccttaataccctgagagaccaaaaaatcTGCCTTTCCCAGCCTTAaacgtattcaacaatggagcatccacaacgctctggagtagagaattccaaagattcacaaccctttgagcgaaaaaatttctcctcatctcagtcgtaaatgattggccccttatgcTAACAATGCCCTctgcacacctcccccccacccacccctccccctccccccaggtaTTGTAACTTCCAcatccaggggaaacagcctctgtgcttaccctgtcaaacccctttaGAATCTTGTAGGTGTCAATCAGGTcacttctcaatcttctaaactccagagaatgtagacccaatttattcagcctctcatcatatgCTGGCTTTACTCAGGTTGATGGAATCTCACTCCTGCTGGTGCCAGCACTTGCACTCACTATTCCTGCTGGTGTGACACACTGTTGGTCACCCAGGCAGTagtaggcagaggcagaggcagaggcagggatgacGTGGACTCTATTGGTCACAGAGAACTGCACTGCAACATTCACACTGCAATCAGCCAGCTTGTACCCTGGGCTCAAAACTAGATTAAGACACCTACTGcaactccctgtccctcactcgtgctctctctctctctcacacacacaaaaacatgtgTATTTACAGAAATACTGACAAAAATCTGTGTCTTGACACAATTCCACCCACACATGCTAACACAGGCAATGTATTGACAGACCCCTTTAGCTTTTATTGTCATGAAGTAAGACTCAGTAATTTCTTACTCTTCTTTACATAAATTCGCGAAACCGTTTTGAAGTCTTTGGGGAGAGCTGTAACATCACTCAGCAGGTCCTTGTAGACACTATGAATATTCAGGTCCTTCACTAAATCATAGTTCAGAACTCCATGCAAAATCTGCTCGCTTGTGGAGACCGTACcttaaaaaaagatttaaaaaaacacCAAGATAGTAATGAACACGTCAGCATTGCTATCACCCCTCTaaagattcagcaccttcaggaactgtcccccagtgagagctgAGAAAAGTatcctgtagtcagcatcgcagtgaagcagtctgggaagagtgtcctacttAATAGAACggctacagtgcaggaggaggataCTTGGCCCATTATGCCCTGCCGGTTCCCTGCAAGATCATCTCAACTAGCCCTGGTCACCTGCCTTTTCCTCAGTCcaatggattttttttctcttgagataattatccaaatccttttgaaagccatgattgaatttgcctccaccactgcctctcaggcagtgtattcctgaTCTTaacaactcactgcgtaaaaaagcttttcctcctaTTCTTTTCATTTGGTTTCCATTCTTTTCCTCAttcgttcttttgccaatcaccttaaatcattgCCCTCTGGTTCTCTAACTTGCtgccattgggaacagtttctccctatctactctgaccaGATCCCCCATGATTTTGCActcctccatcaaatctcctctcaatcttctctaaagagaacagccccagcttctccaatctatccacctaAACAAGGATCCTCATCaataagagtcagcaccttcaggaactgtcccccagtgagagtcagcaccttcaggaactgtcccccagtgagagtcagcaccttcaggaactgtcccccagtgagagctgAGAAAAGTatcctgtagtcagcatcgcagtgaagcagtctggggagagtgtcctacagtcagcatcgtggtgaagcagcctgggaagagtgtcctgcagtcagctcttgttgaaaataacaagagtgagatcacaagacagcgcaagagagtggcggagagatcAAAATCAGCGCGaatgcggggaagcttcaaaaagtgatgtcagcacaaaggtgagagctgattcgtgggtagtgggtaagtgtttttctccagttttttttctccagtttaaaatagattaagctaaggaaaggtaaaggttctagtttttatttaaaatgcataaataatttaactttttactgtatttaactttaagggctttttttcaactagaggcatggcagggcagctcagtcccgtgttatgtaccacctgcaacatgtgggaagtcctagatgctccttgcgctctgactgaccacatgtacaggaagtgccaccagctgcagctacttgaactCTGAATTTTGGAACTTGAGTGGTACCTGGGGCCACTGAGGtacatccgcaaggctgagagttccgtggatagcacattttcagacttggtcaccccacagcttacggaagtgcagagagagagaatgggtgatcatcagtcagaagaaaggtgtcaggcaggtagtcaggaaatccacagggtgcatctcgctttttctgtgttggaaaacggtgagagtgccggttcctctggggagtgcagccacgctcatggcactgtgagtggctctgctgcacagaggaggaggaaaaagaggggaagagcaatagtggtaggagactcgatagtaaggggaacagacagacatttctgcggccgtagacatgactccaggatggggtgttgcctccctggtgccagggtcaaggatgtcactgaatggctgcggggcattctaaagggggagggcaaacagacagatcgtggtacatactggtaccaacaacataggtagaaagagggatgaggtcctgcaaacagAATTTATGGGGGGCTAGGAAAcaggttaaaaaacaggacctcaaaggtagtaatccctggattacttccggtgccgcgcactagtgagtatagaaataggtggttagtccagatgaatgcgtggctggagagatggtgcatgagggaaggctttagatttctgggacattgggaccatttctgggggtggtgggacctgtacaaggcagacgggtcgcacctgaaccggaatgggaccaacatccttgcaggaaggtggtctcctctacatgggagagaccaaacgtaaactgggcgaccgctctgcagaacacctgcggtctgtccgcaagaatgacccaaacctccctgtcgcttgccattttaacactccaccctgctctcttgcccacatgtctgtccttggcttgctgcattgttccagtgaagcccaacgcaaactggaggaacaacacctcatcttccgactaggcactttacagccttccggactgaatattgaattcaacaactttaggtcttgagctccctcccccttccccaccccctttctgtttcccccttccttttttttccaataaattatatagatttttcttttcccacctatttccattatttttaaatattttaaaatcttttatgctctccccacccccactagagctataccttgagtgccctaccatccattcttaattagcaaattcgtttagataatatcaccaactttaacacctatgtgttcttttgttctattgttgttgacatcttttgatgatctgcttctattactgctttttgtccctacaaccaaaccaaccctctccacttctctctctctctctctctatccgcgccaccccccccccccccccgccccctccacacacaccttaaaccagcttatgtttcaactctttcttggactcgaactcaagttctgtcgaagggtcatgaggactcgaaatgtcaactcttttcttctctgccgatgctgccagacctgctgagtttttccaggtaattctgtttttgttatccttgcagggaggtttgctagtgctgttggggaaggtttacactaacttggcagggggatgggatcctgagaggaggttgagCAGGGGGAAATGCATAGCCAAAATCAGAagggagagcaagtgagtctggaaggcatagaaattataggccagttatagcacaagggagtttggcaaggttggatggtatttattttaatgcaaggagtctgatgaatagggcagatgagttgacggcacaaattaacacatggaagtatgatgtcattgctggcaTAGAGACATGGTGGAGAGAcgggcaggattggcagttcaATATTCAAGGATACAGGGCCTTCAGGCAAGACCGAGAAGGAAGTAAAAGAGgaaggggtatcgcaatattaatcaaggaatcaattacagcaataaggagggatgacagcttagaaggctcctcaaatgaagccatacaggtagaacttaaaaacaaaaaaggagcaatcacattgctaggagtgtattattggcccccaaacagtcagagagaaattgaagagtagatatgtaggcaaatttcagagaagtgcaaaagtaatagggtaataatagtgggggattttaacttaattttagggagtgaagccgggcaagtggtagaggtatcagtgaaaGAGCATTttacagatagtgatcataactccattagattcatgGTTGCTATGGGAAAGGACAAgcatgggccagaaatcagagttctaaattgggggaaggctgacaTTAATAacatcagatatgatttggccacagtagactgggagcagctacttttaggtaaatctgcgtcagagcagtgggactcattcaagatgGAAATCGGGAgaatacagggccaacatattccagtaaagacaaaaggtgggaccaacaaatccaggggaccctggatgtcaagggatatacaggattggataaagagaaaaagggaggcttatggcagataccgagggctcataATAGCCGAAGTCCTAGAGGAGTATAGCATGTGTAggggagaacttaaaaaggaaattaggagagcaaaaaggggcatgaaaagcattggcaggtaaaataaaggaaaatccaaagttattttacaagtacattaagagcaagaggataactagggaaggagtagggcccattaaggaccatagtggtaatttgtgtgtggagctggaagacgtagatagggttctaaattaatactttgtgtcggtgttcacaagtgagaggggcgacgtgggtatggaaatcaggcagaaggactgtgatataattaaagaaattacaccagaaagagaggaggttctaagtggtctggcaggtttaaaagtagataaatctctaggcctggatgaaatgtatcccaggctgttgagtgaggcaaaggaggagatagcagggacgCTGGCAatcattttcaatacctctctggccacaggagaggtgccagaggactggaggacagccaatgtggtactgttattcaagaagagagaaagggataaactagggaactacaggcctgtcagtctaaactcagtggtggggaaacaattggaagcaattctaagggatagaattaatctacacttggaggggcagggattaatcaaggacagtcagcatgattttgttaaggggaggtcatgtctgaccaatttgatttaatttttttgaagaggtgaccaggtgtgtagatgagggcaatgcatttaatgtggtctacttggacttcagcaaggcttttgataaggtcccacatgggagactgataacaaaggtaagagcccatgggatccaaggcaatttggcaaattggatccagaattggctgaatggcaggaagcagagggtgatggtcgagggtgtttttgtgactggatgcctgtgtccagtggggttctacagggattggtgttgggtcccttgctttttgtggtatttttaaatgatttagacttgaacgtaggagggatgatcagtaaattcgcagatgacatgaaaattggtggggtggtaaatagtgaggaggatagccttagattacaggaggatatagatgggctggtcagatgggctgatcagcggcaaatggaatttaatctggataagtgtgaggtgatgaatggtaggaccctgggaagtaccaagggtcagagggaccttggtgtgcatgtccaccagtcccttaaggtagcgggacaggtagataaggtggttaagaaggcatacaggatacttgcctttattagctgaggtgtagaatataagagcagggaggttaagctGGAGCTGTAtcaaatgctggttaggccacagctagagtattgagtgcagtcctggaatccgcattataggaaggatgtgattgcattagagagagggtagaggagatttaccaggatgttgcctgcgctggagagttttagttatcaggagagataggatagattggggttattttccttggagcagaggaaattgaggggggacatgattgacgtgtataaaattatgaggggcatagatagggtaaacaggaaggtacttttccccttggtggagggatcaataaccagggggcatagatttaaggtaaggggcaggaggtttagaggggatgtgaggaagaattttttcacaccaagggtggtgggaatctggaactcactgcctgaaagggtggtaaaggcagaaaccttcatagcatttaaaaagtatttggatgtgcacttgcaatgccatggcatacaaggcaatgggcttagtgctggaaaatgggattagaataattaggtacttgtttgaccggcacagactctatgggccgaagggcctttttctgtgcagtaGACCCCTATGACTCCATGATGTATGAGAGTCAGCATctacaggaactgtcccccagtgagagtcaacaccttcaggaactgtcccccagtgagagtcagcaccttcaggaactgttccccagtgagagtcagcaccttcaggaactgttccccagtgagagtcagcaccttcaggaactgttccccagtgagagtcagcaccttcaggaactgttccccagtgagagtcagcaccttcaggaactgtcccccagtgagaatcagcaccttcaggaactgtcccccagtgagaatcagcaccttcaggaactggcccccagtgagaatcagcaccttcaggaactggcccccagtgagagtcagcaccttcaggaactggcccccagtgagagtcagcaccttcaggaactggcctccagtgagaatcagcaccttcaggaactggcccccagtgagagtcagcaccttcagggactgtcccccagtgagagtcagcaccttcaggaactgtcccccagcgagagtcagcaccttcaggaactgtcccccagcgagagtcagcacctttaggaactgtgccccagtgagaatcagcaccttcaggaactgccccccagtgagagtcagcaccttcaggaactgccccccagtgagagtcagcaccttcaggaactgtcccccagtgagagtcaacaccttcaggaagtgtcccccagtgagagtcagcaccttcaggatctgtttCTGTGGGTATGCCTATCAGCTGTGTTTCTGTGGTCAGAGTGTAAGAGTTCTAGATATGTATTTTGCAGGTGGGCAGTGATATGTCATCAGTATGAAATCATATTGAAGATATGACCAAGCATCAGAGGTGAAGGATTACAAGAAAAAACTAATGTTAAGGAACCAAGTACATAAACACAAGTTAGAGAGGTATCTCTGAAAGCATGGAGCAGCAGAAGCACTGTGTTAGGAATGCACAGTAACACAGAATCTGCTTAATTGTGCAGCTGGGAGATGGAGAAATTCAAGTTTTGGGAGTGTTGGGTCTGAACCTTGGGATAATGGGACTGATTGCAAGTCAGGAGAGACAGTGATCCCTCAGCAGTTAGCAGGCACAGCTGTCATGTTCCACTGGTGCAGAGATAGCAGGACCCATAGAGCCTGTACCTCAGCTCAgccactgactgctccactccaaGTTTGATAGGCCTTGGTTCGGTTGCGACACTGACTCATCTGACACAAGGAGAAGAGACCAGGGGAAGATGGTATGAACAGGGGATCTCACGAAACACAGCAGCAGAGACAATGGCTCATAAGCCAGGCTATTCCCCATTTCTGAGCTCATTTAGTCCTCGACCTCACCAAAGGCATATCCAACTCTTAGGCAATGAAGGCCTCGCTGCAGATGGCTTTGAGCCTGTGTCCTACAGCAGCCACACTCTGATCACTGGGCTATGCTGGGTTAACTGATCTCATCCTGGTTACAATATCAGTTGGCTTCAGCACCACTGGAGTGAGGAGATTGAGAATCCATTTGTGGCCAGTGAGATAACCCACTGGCAACACATCTCTGGACATCGAGTGAGAACAGGTGATGGGTGCCTTGCAATTTCACATACCCTGTGAGACTCAACTGTTGAAGAATGGTTActcggagctgtgtgtgtgtgtgtgtgtgtgtgggacccgtaccctagtgagagtcagtgtgtgtgggacccgtatcccggtaggggtcagtgtgtgtgggacccgtaccccagtgagagtcagtgtatgtaggacccgtaacccagtaggagtcagtgtgtgtgggacccgtaccccagtgagtcagtgtgtgtgggacccgtaccccggtaggagtcagtgtgtgtgggacccgtaccccagtgagagtcagtgtgcgtgggacccgtaccccagtaggagtcagtgtgtgtgggacccgcaccccagtgacagtcagtgtgtgtgggacccataccccggtaggagtcagtgtgtgtgggacccgtaccccagtgagagtcagtgtgtgtgtgggacccgtaccccagtgagagtcagtgtgtgtgtgggacccgtaccccagtgagagtcagtgtgtgtgggacccgtactccaatgagagtcagcgtgtgtgggacccctaccccagtaggagtcagtgtgtgtgggacccgtaccccagtgagggtctgtatctgtgggacctgtaccccaatgagagtcagtgtgtgtggaacctgttccccagtgagagatcagtgtatgtgggagctgtaccccagtgagagtcagtgtgtgtgggagctgtaccgcagtgagagtcagtgtgtgtgggacccgtacccctggtaggagtcagtgtgtgtggaacccgtaccccagtgagagtcagtgtgtgtgggacctgtaccccagtgagagtcagtgtgtgtgggacccgtaccccaatgagagtcagtgtgtgtggtacccatatcccagtgagagtcagtgtgtttgggacccgtatcccagtgcgagtcagtatgtgtgggacctgcatcccagtgagagtcaggttgTATGGAACCCATACTCTAGtgacagttagtgtgtgtggaagctgtattccagtgagagtcagtgtgtgtgggacccataccccagtgagagtcagtgtgtgtggaacccgtaccctagtgagagtcagtgtgtgtgtgacccataccccagtgagagtcagtgtgtgtgggacccgtaccccagtgatggtcagtgtgtgtggtacccataccccaatgagagtcagtgtgtgtgggacccgtatcccagtgcgagtcagtgtgtgtgggacccgtaacccagtgagagtcattgtgtgtggaacccatacgctagtgagagtcagtgtgtgtgggacccgtaccctagtgagagtcagtgtgtgtgggagccgtaccccaatgagagtcagtgtgtgtgggacccgtaccccagtgagagtcagtgtgtgtgggacccgtaccccagtgagagtcagtgtatggggacccgtaccccagtgagagtcagtgtgtgtgggacccgtaccccagtgagagtcagtgtgtgtgggacccataccccagtaggagtcagtgtgtgtgggacccgtaccccagtgagagtcagtgtgtgtgggacccgcaccccagtgagagtcagtgtgtgtggggcccgtaccgtagtgagagtcagtgtgtgtggcatctgtacctaccccagtgagagtcagtgtgtgtggaacctgtaccccattgAAAGTGACTTCTAAAGAAGGGTGGAGAGGAagattgggaaaaaaaaatgttcattgtTGACCCTCCCATTGAGAGAGAATAGATTGGCATCTTTCTCACCAAGGGACAATGCTGACAGAGTCGTAGCTACACTCAGGGGAGACAGGCAGACGTTGGCATTGGGGTTCCTGCTGGCCACCAGCCGGTAAAGGTCGTAGCCAAAGTCAGAGATAGAGTACGCCAGTCTCTGCACTGGAGAGGTCaggatctcctcctcctcttcctcttccaatGGATAATCCAACGATTCCAGCACCGAGGTTTCATCCTGCATAGGGTCCTAGAAATATTTAACACGATCatcacttgacaccatccaggcaaagcagccacttgattggcaccacattcagaaacattcactccctccaccaccgacgcacagtagcagcagtgtgtaccatctacaagatgcactgcagaaactcaccaagattccttcgacagcaccttccaaacccacaaccactgccatctagaaggacaagggcagcagatacatgggcacACTACCACCTcctagtcacacaccatcctgacttggaaatatatcgtcgctccttcactgtcactgggtcaaaatcctggaactccctccctaacagcactgtgggtgtaccaacaccacatggactgcagcagttcaagaaggcggctcaccaccactttctcaagggcaactagggatgtgcaataaatgctggcccagccagcgaagcccacatcctgtgaatgaatttttaaaaactgtcagAACAGTGCAATCAGCTCAGCAATGAAAGCATGGCAAATTTTATAttatacccaggagtgagttctcaactgggatctaatcgagggatttgaatggtttaagagaaaaaaattttcctcatctctattttaaatgagtgaccccttatttttaaacagtgacccctcattctagattcagcatggatttacgaaagggaaatcatgttt
This sequence is a window from Carcharodon carcharias isolate sCarCar2 chromosome 10, sCarCar2.pri, whole genome shotgun sequence. Protein-coding genes within it:
- the LOC121282741 gene encoding pigment epithelium-derived factor-like, which translates into the protein MKILTALVFLGAARLSYSQEEHLSLDPMQDETSVLESLDYPLEEEEEEEILTSPVQRLAYSISDFGYDLYRLVASRNPNANVCLSPLSVATTLSALSLGTVSTSEQILHGVLNYDLVKDLNIHSVYKDLLSDVTALPKDFKTVSRIYVKKKQRMRANFMNQVETFYGARPKAVSGNNRQDVQNINQWVKAYSSGLIDRVISSIPQDLSLLLLSAAHYKGQLLAKFNTAETTQKAFSVDYGQVVNVPMMSDTNYPLRYGYDTELRCKIGLFRYVGDISLLIFLPAEIRRNMSLIEENLNPVFIHDLVGQLQDVQASVSLPKLKINIDQELKESLGEMNLTPLYTPSRLNKITNMPMKISSIKHHTFLELNEQGVKASPVLDPNNRQLIVDFQVNRPFILVLYDNPSGSLLHIGRVLDPRGLVE